A stretch of the Brevundimonas sp. MF30-B genome encodes the following:
- a CDS encoding peroxiredoxin, with protein sequence MTIKTGDRIPSATLTTMTGEGPKPITTDELFKGKTVAVFAVPGAFTPTCSARHLPGFKDHRDDFAGKGVDTVACVSVNDAFVMGAWARENELDGEKDIVMLADGNADFTRALGLTLDAKGFGMGERSQRYSMLVKDGVVEQLNVEQGGEFKVSSAEHLLGQL encoded by the coding sequence ATGACGATCAAGACCGGCGACCGCATCCCCTCGGCCACCCTGACGACGATGACCGGCGAAGGCCCCAAGCCGATCACCACCGACGAGCTGTTCAAGGGCAAGACCGTGGCGGTGTTCGCCGTGCCGGGCGCCTTCACCCCGACCTGCTCGGCGCGCCACCTGCCGGGCTTCAAGGATCACCGGGACGACTTCGCCGGCAAGGGCGTGGACACGGTGGCCTGCGTTTCGGTCAACGACGCCTTCGTCATGGGCGCCTGGGCCCGCGAGAACGAGCTGGATGGCGAGAAGGACATCGTCATGCTGGCCGACGGCAATGCCGACTTCACCCGCGCCCTGGGTCTGACGCTGGACGCCAAGGGCTTCGGCATGGGCGAGCGCTCGCAGCGCTATTCGATGCTGGTCAAGGACGGTGTCGTCGAGCAGCTGAATGTCGAGCAGGGCGGCGAGTTCAAGGTCTCGTCGGCCGAGCACCTGCTGGGGCAGCTTTAA
- a CDS encoding ATP-binding protein, with product MPKTYTSRQEGWAPALRQRRKALLQRLCMGAASALVFSPLIGWTYAAVWVGLYFLIQLLDLWIFQPITSGRTDEMGPVRSILGGSMLALNSVFFGSLAIPLWIAGGPMGGICAAILLCAGSIYSMINAPASPRVLVLTTAPHFVYLGSLPVMMKIYAAPPGFVTAVSVAVAVYAMFCISTWRKLNKAYLAEAEARLDAERRRQEAERVLAERSAFLAAVGHDLRTPIGAILTGASELNHGDAGARANAALITDAGLMMKALLDDLLDHAKLDAGRMRVEAADFDLRQLLAQTVRLWTGVARDKGLRLRIEGARTVPRLVRGDAMRLRQVLNNLISNAMKFTVDGSITLRLRAWAEEPSGTAIVVEIADTGPGMTPSQLARLFKPFDQTADGVSAQFGGTGLGLAISRDLVELMGGRLTARSRPGRGASFTVAVSLASAESDVIAAPAHDERRANVAKALAARPAPPPVQSLPGEDVAAAINSPAEPADEDIEDAERPLRVLVVDDHDINRRAVQLILQPLGCDIATAVDGLKALEISATEPFDVIFMDVRMPELDGRETTRRLRAGGGINAATPVIAVTADTAPEDVAACTAAGMNYFVSKPLTPAALIGALNQVLSEGAEAEAA from the coding sequence ATGCCGAAGACCTACACCTCTCGACAGGAAGGCTGGGCCCCCGCTCTTCGCCAGCGCCGCAAGGCGCTGCTGCAAAGGCTGTGCATGGGGGCGGCCAGCGCCCTGGTCTTCAGCCCGCTGATCGGCTGGACCTATGCGGCTGTCTGGGTCGGTCTTTATTTTCTGATCCAACTCCTGGACCTGTGGATATTCCAGCCCATCACGAGCGGCCGTACGGACGAAATGGGCCCGGTGCGGTCCATCCTGGGCGGCTCGATGCTGGCCCTGAACTCCGTGTTCTTCGGTAGTCTAGCGATCCCGCTGTGGATCGCCGGCGGGCCCATGGGCGGCATATGCGCGGCTATCCTGCTTTGCGCCGGTTCGATCTATTCGATGATCAATGCTCCAGCCTCGCCTCGAGTGCTGGTTCTGACGACGGCGCCGCATTTCGTCTATCTCGGCAGCCTGCCGGTCATGATGAAGATCTACGCGGCGCCGCCCGGCTTCGTCACCGCCGTTTCCGTCGCGGTCGCCGTCTATGCGATGTTCTGCATCTCGACCTGGCGGAAGTTGAACAAGGCTTATCTGGCCGAGGCCGAGGCTCGCCTTGACGCCGAAAGACGACGCCAGGAGGCCGAGCGCGTGCTCGCGGAGCGCAGCGCCTTCCTGGCGGCGGTGGGGCATGATCTGCGAACCCCGATCGGCGCCATTCTGACCGGTGCGAGCGAGTTGAATCACGGCGACGCGGGCGCGAGAGCCAACGCCGCGCTGATCACGGACGCTGGTCTGATGATGAAGGCTTTGCTCGACGACCTGCTTGACCACGCCAAGCTGGACGCAGGGCGCATGCGGGTCGAGGCGGCGGATTTCGATCTGCGTCAACTGCTGGCGCAGACGGTCCGACTGTGGACAGGCGTGGCCAGGGACAAGGGTCTGCGCCTGCGGATCGAGGGCGCGAGGACTGTCCCTCGACTGGTGCGGGGCGACGCCATGCGTCTGCGTCAGGTGCTGAACAATCTCATCTCCAACGCGATGAAGTTCACAGTCGACGGCTCCATAACCCTACGGCTGCGCGCCTGGGCCGAGGAGCCGTCTGGCACCGCCATCGTGGTCGAGATCGCCGACACGGGCCCAGGCATGACGCCTTCCCAGTTGGCGCGCCTGTTCAAACCTTTCGACCAGACCGCCGACGGCGTCAGCGCCCAGTTCGGCGGCACCGGCCTGGGGCTGGCCATCAGCCGCGACCTGGTTGAGCTGATGGGCGGCCGGCTGACGGCGCGGAGCCGCCCCGGCCGGGGTGCAAGCTTCACCGTCGCCGTGAGCCTGGCCAGCGCCGAGAGCGACGTCATCGCGGCGCCTGCACATGACGAGCGCCGAGCCAACGTCGCAAAAGCCCTGGCCGCTCGGCCGGCGCCGCCGCCGGTCCAGTCCCTGCCCGGCGAAGACGTCGCAGCAGCGATCAACAGCCCGGCTGAGCCCGCCGACGAAGACATCGAGGACGCCGAACGTCCGTTGCGGGTGCTGGTCGTGGACGATCACGACATCAACCGGCGCGCCGTCCAGCTGATCCTGCAGCCGCTGGGCTGCGACATCGCGACGGCGGTGGACGGGCTGAAGGCGCTAGAGATTTCGGCGACGGAGCCGTTCGACGTCATCTTCATGGACGTGCGGATGCCGGAGCTGGACGGCCGCGAGACGACGCGACGGCTGCGCGCGGGCGGCGGGATCAACGCCGCGACCCCGGTGATCGCCGTCACTGCGGACACCGCGCCCGAGGACGTGGCCGCCTGCACGGCCGCCGGCATGAACTATTTCGTCTCCAAGCCCCTGACGCCGGCCGCCCTGATCGGCGCGCTGAATCAGGTGCTCTCTGAGGGCGCGGAAGCCGAGGCGGCCTGA
- a CDS encoding very short patch repair endonuclease, with protein sequence MTDVFSPEKRSAVMRRIKGRDTSPELHVRRLLRAAGVGYRLGGCGLPGRPDLVMKGRRLAVFVHGCFWHGHDCPRGSRKPKANAAYWAAKIDRNRHRDAASVAALAKTGWRVEVIWECELKEGSQRLLASVGVNQAASASAPSEST encoded by the coding sequence ATGACCGACGTCTTCAGCCCCGAGAAGCGCAGCGCCGTCATGCGGCGCATCAAGGGGCGGGACACGTCGCCCGAGCTCCATGTCCGTCGCCTTCTGCGGGCGGCGGGCGTGGGTTATCGGCTGGGCGGCTGCGGCCTGCCCGGCCGGCCGGACCTAGTGATGAAGGGGCGCAGACTGGCGGTCTTCGTCCACGGCTGCTTCTGGCACGGCCACGACTGCCCCCGCGGTTCCAGAAAGCCCAAGGCGAACGCCGCCTACTGGGCCGCCAAGATCGATCGCAACCGCCACCGCGACGCCGCCTCCGTCGCCGCGTTGGCGAAGACCGGCTGGCGGGTCGAAGTGATCTGGGAGTGCGAGCTCAAGGAAGGGTCGCAGAGGTTGCTGGCCTCGGTTGGCGTGAATCAGGCCGCCTCGGCTTCCGCGCCCTCAGAGAGCACCTGA